A window of the Bacteriovorax sp. PP10 genome harbors these coding sequences:
- a CDS encoding endonuclease MutS2, which produces MALNLLNGNSEALELLDWSLLVSDISSLSHFDLTKVKFNSSPRARSISVIQQDLDLLESYLKDYDDYSLSFNSKLRMLPADESAFKLIRDISKGKFFEAKELHFFAQIAECYQESLSMFRSLVFAKDYSFEANTLSKIKRNFVNPLRDFVDYNGNVSYERHPVLKRLYAEVLALENDLRISIQKVSKTDLYSNKLQLDSYDIINDRYVLAVRSDSYNSELGPIVSRSQSGMTLFVEPYDVREKGNKRIHLLSEIESTILKLTIELSKTVHLYTNEFVLMSEWALELDWLNTKATYTQKLGLSKPKLNERFYFEINGIYHPLLTNPIKNNIELDSSHKGLIISGPNTGGKTVVLKSLTLSILLVHIGLYVPAINADIHPVEDLFYFSHDHQNLAEGLSSFASESKYYLELLKSLGPLNLIIIDEIFNSTSSEEASALAIAFLDEVHQRSKSKVVLSTHHQVLKTFMHSRGDYVSAHVGYDFDLNRPTYKLILGEPGSSLAFKIFDNLSEKFGIQTDISSRARELLDKKQVTYETLLQELSQKKIDQDKLLASNRLLNTELRNQKAAMEGTLFLEREKILNEYTRKIKGLFDQAERLLADVKSGKTANKRGLNNEIAGIQSSLIKEKPERKNKEDPENIYAHFRHINIEDIQIGGTVFSLTVRKNVKVQNVNLRKKEVQIQNGALSVWVSPDTLRYPSGAKPPAPKVSINIQKTVRGDIEVDCRGMRLEEFQKIAEDSIDEVITGEIPFVTIIHGHGDGVLKNWLRSYLKKEHRDLRWENIEGNDGCTKIFT; this is translated from the coding sequence ATGGCCCTTAATCTTCTAAACGGTAATTCTGAAGCTCTCGAGCTCCTCGATTGGTCACTGTTGGTTTCTGATATCTCCAGCTTATCACATTTTGACCTGACTAAAGTAAAATTTAATTCATCTCCAAGAGCGAGAAGCATCTCTGTTATTCAACAGGATTTAGATTTACTGGAAAGCTATTTAAAAGATTACGATGATTATAGTCTGTCTTTCAATTCTAAACTTCGTATGCTGCCAGCAGATGAATCGGCATTCAAACTAATCCGCGATATTTCTAAAGGTAAATTCTTTGAAGCAAAAGAACTTCACTTCTTTGCCCAGATCGCTGAATGCTACCAAGAAAGTTTGTCTATGTTCCGTTCGTTAGTTTTTGCCAAAGACTATTCTTTCGAGGCCAATACATTAAGCAAAATTAAAAGAAACTTTGTTAATCCACTAAGAGACTTCGTTGACTACAACGGAAACGTTTCTTATGAGAGACACCCGGTTCTCAAACGTTTATACGCAGAAGTTTTGGCACTAGAAAACGACCTGAGAATCTCCATTCAAAAAGTCTCTAAAACTGATTTATATTCTAATAAACTTCAACTTGATAGTTACGATATTATTAACGACCGCTATGTTCTGGCCGTGCGTTCTGATTCTTACAATTCTGAATTAGGGCCTATCGTCAGCAGATCACAAAGTGGTATGACTTTATTTGTTGAACCATATGATGTGAGAGAAAAAGGAAATAAGAGAATCCATCTTCTTTCTGAAATTGAATCAACTATTTTAAAACTTACGATCGAATTAAGTAAGACTGTTCACCTTTATACCAATGAATTTGTACTCATGAGCGAATGGGCCCTTGAGCTTGACTGGCTTAATACCAAGGCCACTTACACTCAAAAGCTTGGACTTTCTAAGCCAAAACTAAACGAAAGATTCTATTTTGAAATTAACGGTATCTATCACCCACTTTTAACTAATCCGATCAAAAACAATATCGAGTTGGATTCAAGTCATAAGGGTCTGATTATTTCCGGGCCAAATACCGGTGGTAAAACTGTTGTTTTAAAATCATTAACTCTCTCTATTTTATTAGTTCATATCGGATTGTATGTTCCGGCCATTAATGCTGACATTCACCCTGTAGAAGACCTCTTTTACTTCAGTCATGACCATCAAAATCTTGCTGAAGGATTGAGCTCTTTTGCTTCTGAATCTAAGTATTATCTGGAACTATTAAAGTCCCTGGGCCCATTAAATCTCATTATCATCGACGAGATTTTTAACTCAACATCTTCTGAAGAAGCCTCAGCTCTTGCGATCGCTTTTTTAGATGAAGTTCACCAAAGATCAAAATCAAAAGTTGTTTTATCAACCCATCACCAGGTCCTAAAAACATTTATGCACTCTCGTGGTGATTATGTTTCTGCCCACGTGGGTTACGATTTTGATTTAAATCGTCCGACTTATAAATTAATTCTGGGGGAACCTGGAAGCTCACTTGCTTTTAAAATCTTTGATAACCTTTCTGAAAAATTTGGAATTCAAACAGATATTAGCAGCAGGGCCCGTGAGTTATTAGATAAAAAACAAGTGACCTACGAAACTCTCCTTCAAGAGCTTTCACAAAAGAAAATTGACCAGGATAAACTTCTGGCCTCTAACCGCTTATTAAACACTGAGCTAAGAAATCAAAAAGCTGCGATGGAAGGAACTCTCTTCCTCGAGCGAGAAAAGATCCTAAACGAATACACCAGAAAAATTAAAGGACTTTTTGATCAAGCAGAAAGACTTTTAGCTGACGTTAAAAGTGGTAAAACGGCTAACAAACGCGGTCTAAATAACGAGATCGCCGGCATCCAGTCTTCGCTTATTAAAGAAAAACCAGAACGTAAAAACAAAGAAGACCCGGAAAATATCTACGCTCACTTTCGCCATATCAACATTGAAGACATTCAAATTGGTGGAACAGTATTCTCTCTTACTGTGAGAAAAAATGTTAAAGTTCAAAACGTAAATTTGAGAAAAAAAGAAGTACAAATCCAAAACGGCGCCCTGTCAGTTTGGGTATCACCTGACACTCTTAGATACCCTTCTGGAGCAAAACCCCCCGCACCGAAGGTCAGTATCAACATCCAAAAAACAGTTCGCGGAGATATCGAAGTCGATTGCCGTGGAATGCGCTTAGAGGAATTCCAAAAAATTGCTGAAGACTCAATTGATGAAGTTATCACAGGAGAAATCCCATTTGTGACTATCATTCATGGACATGGCGATGGAGTTTTAAAGAATTGGCTGCGAAGTTATCTGAAGAAGGAGCATCGCGACCTTCGATGGGAAAACATCGAAGGCAATGATGGTTGTACGAAAATTTTTACTTAG
- the lepB gene encoding signal peptidase I, with the protein MSENQTPQSSEQDPHAELMKSVEEDTTKKQKLIKEVKSIALIIIAVLTFRSVFFEPFRIPSGSMIPTLMIGDFILVNKFAYGFKVPFTDVVIGDKSYDPIYVVKRDGPKRGDVIVFKYPKDLSVNYIKRVIGLPGDTIEIRNKVVFVNDKALEPHEFDGKKIMDDMDDKFKGYNLKFYKVKTGDVEHVIQQDNDNYYKVDFDKITVPANSYFVMGDNRDFSYDARYWGFVKHEQIKGRAMFVWFSLIFPFGENPAKFRPWRIGTPIN; encoded by the coding sequence ATGAGCGAAAATCAAACACCACAATCTAGTGAGCAAGATCCTCACGCTGAACTAATGAAAAGCGTTGAAGAGGATACGACAAAGAAGCAAAAGCTAATTAAAGAAGTTAAATCAATTGCACTAATCATTATTGCAGTCTTAACTTTCAGGTCAGTTTTTTTCGAACCATTTAGAATTCCTTCAGGGTCAATGATTCCCACTCTTATGATTGGTGACTTTATTCTGGTAAATAAATTCGCATACGGTTTCAAAGTTCCTTTCACAGACGTTGTGATCGGGGATAAGAGCTACGATCCTATATATGTTGTAAAAAGAGACGGACCTAAAAGAGGTGACGTTATCGTTTTCAAATATCCAAAAGATCTTTCTGTTAACTACATCAAGCGTGTAATCGGTCTTCCGGGTGACACAATTGAAATCAGAAACAAAGTTGTCTTCGTTAATGATAAAGCTCTTGAGCCTCATGAATTTGATGGCAAGAAGATCATGGATGACATGGATGATAAGTTTAAAGGTTACAATCTAAAGTTCTATAAAGTTAAAACTGGTGATGTTGAACATGTTATCCAACAAGATAACGACAACTATTACAAAGTAGACTTTGATAAGATTACAGTTCCAGCTAATAGCTACTTCGTAATGGGTGACAACCGTGACTTCTCTTACGATGCTCGTTACTGGGGATTCGTAAAACACGAACAGATTAAGGGTAGAGCAATGTTCGTATGGTTCTCACTGATTTTCCCTTTCGGGGAAAATCCAGCGAAGTTCCGTCCATGGAGAATCGGAACTCCGATTAACTAA
- a CDS encoding penicillin-binding transpeptidase domain-containing protein, producing MDSFKKKKNSKFALILIVTCLSVFVGGSAINIFQGKFNQKLNAAEVNDPSNTPQMSDDLKSSIDRSYRSATTWPQTIDVNKKKASIEYAFDPKLDAYITKLLKSYRSDYATVAVIDNETGEVLAAVGVEGRTGSVDDSLVLNSTHPSASLIKMITAAELIQNAKIARSTEFEFRGRSTTLFKYQLDESKNNRWDKSQDFETAFAKSNNVIFGKAAIKYMNGEKLVKMAENFGFNQSFVQELPFMKSHIGIAPAGDDYRLAEFASGYNDETVISPIHAAMMASIVANNGIMKNPKVIAKISDVASGETLWENTAIERRVLAPETTKEMQEMMAMTIDGGTARKSFGKMNTGYKNALEIGGKTGSITGGTPFGKRDWFSAYAIPRDHERGKGISISVMNVNVKRWHVKSTMLAKNIIEYYYNEIRPVPITMVKMPRMAQSRRKVRKYKRSVASSRSKKESIQQRKKSTKREIGKRNERKSNTTI from the coding sequence ATGGATTCGTTTAAAAAAAAGAAAAACAGTAAGTTTGCCTTAATCTTGATCGTTACCTGCCTAAGCGTATTCGTTGGCGGAAGTGCGATTAACATTTTCCAAGGTAAGTTTAACCAAAAACTCAACGCTGCTGAGGTCAATGACCCTAGCAACACTCCTCAAATGTCTGATGATCTGAAATCTTCGATTGATAGATCATACAGGTCAGCGACCACTTGGCCGCAAACAATTGATGTAAATAAGAAGAAGGCCAGTATCGAATATGCATTCGATCCTAAGCTTGATGCGTATATCACGAAGCTTCTTAAGTCATACCGCTCAGATTATGCAACAGTTGCCGTTATTGATAACGAAACAGGTGAAGTCTTAGCTGCAGTTGGTGTGGAAGGTAGAACTGGTAGTGTCGATGACAGTTTAGTTTTAAACAGCACTCACCCATCTGCTTCATTAATCAAAATGATTACGGCAGCTGAGCTCATTCAAAACGCAAAAATTGCTCGTAGTACTGAATTTGAATTCCGTGGAAGAAGTACAACTCTCTTCAAATACCAATTAGACGAATCAAAAAATAATCGTTGGGATAAATCACAGGATTTTGAAACTGCTTTTGCAAAATCAAACAATGTAATCTTCGGTAAAGCTGCCATCAAATACATGAATGGTGAAAAGCTTGTGAAGATGGCAGAGAACTTCGGTTTCAACCAATCATTTGTTCAAGAATTACCTTTCATGAAATCACATATCGGAATTGCACCAGCTGGTGACGATTACCGTTTAGCTGAATTTGCTTCAGGCTACAATGATGAAACCGTTATCTCGCCAATTCACGCGGCGATGATGGCCTCTATCGTTGCTAACAACGGGATTATGAAAAACCCAAAGGTTATTGCGAAGATTTCAGATGTAGCAAGTGGTGAAACACTTTGGGAAAACACAGCGATTGAAAGACGCGTACTGGCCCCTGAAACAACAAAAGAAATGCAAGAGATGATGGCGATGACCATCGATGGTGGAACAGCTAGAAAGTCTTTCGGTAAAATGAACACTGGTTACAAGAACGCGTTAGAGATCGGTGGAAAAACGGGAAGTATTACGGGTGGGACACCTTTTGGTAAGAGAGACTGGTTCTCAGCTTATGCAATCCCTCGCGACCATGAGCGTGGAAAAGGTATTTCGATCAGTGTCATGAACGTTAACGTTAAAAGATGGCACGTAAAATCGACAATGCTTGCTAAAAACATTATTGAGTATTATTACAATGAGATTCGTCCAGTTCCGATCACTATGGTTAAGATGCCTCGCATGGCACAGTCCCGACGTAAAGTCAGGAAGTACAAAAGGAGCGTAGCCAGTAGTAGATCAAAAAAAGAAAGCATCCAACAAAGAAAAAAAAGTACTAAAAGAGAGATAGGTAAACGAAATGAGCGAAAATCAAACACCACAATCTAG
- a CDS encoding RlmE family RNA methyltransferase: MNFKVKDHFFHKAKKENFLARSVYKLEEIDERFKILKKDDQVIDLGYHPGSWIQYTSQKVGVNGMVIGADVRDINTKLSNLKNVRVYQKDVLEIQSMEELGVSEQFDVVLSDMAPNTTGIQSVDQARSLNLVEMVFFLLPKFLKPGGNVVVKVFESNDAQVFLKEQKKHFSEFHYLRPQSTRSVSKEYFVIGKNFRP; encoded by the coding sequence ATGAATTTCAAAGTAAAAGACCATTTTTTTCACAAAGCTAAGAAAGAAAACTTTCTAGCTCGCTCTGTTTATAAGCTTGAAGAAATCGATGAGAGATTTAAAATTCTCAAAAAAGATGATCAGGTAATCGACCTTGGATATCACCCTGGATCGTGGATTCAGTACACATCACAAAAGGTCGGTGTCAACGGTATGGTAATTGGTGCCGATGTAAGAGACATAAATACTAAGTTATCCAATCTAAAAAATGTCCGCGTTTATCAAAAAGATGTTCTGGAAATTCAATCAATGGAAGAGCTTGGAGTAAGCGAGCAATTCGATGTGGTATTGTCAGATATGGCACCAAATACCACAGGTATTCAGTCGGTTGATCAGGCTAGATCATTAAATTTAGTAGAGATGGTATTCTTTTTACTACCTAAATTTTTAAAACCAGGTGGAAATGTCGTGGTGAAAGTTTTTGAAAGTAACGACGCCCAGGTGTTTTTAAAAGAACAAAAGAAGCACTTCTCTGAGTTTCATTACCTGAGACCTCAATCTACTCGTTCAGTTTCTAAAGAATATTTTGTCATTGGGAAGAATTTTAGGCCATAA
- a CDS encoding barstar family protein, which produces MKTAVVAAVSMLMSFQVLASGSVLINGKEVKSQEHVHTMLAKQLNFSSSYGKNLDSLYDTLSTDLSNQTVIKIKYLSILKSKLGADYMDALIQAISDASQDNPKVVLLLE; this is translated from the coding sequence ATGAAAACTGCAGTAGTGGCCGCGGTATCGATGCTTATGTCTTTTCAAGTGCTGGCCTCTGGATCTGTTTTAATCAACGGAAAAGAAGTGAAGTCACAAGAGCATGTGCACACTATGCTGGCGAAACAGTTAAACTTCTCAAGTTCATATGGAAAGAATCTTGATTCGCTTTACGATACACTTAGCACTGATCTTTCGAACCAAACGGTTATTAAAATTAAATATCTCAGCATCCTAAAAAGCAAACTTGGTGCTGATTACATGGACGCCTTGATTCAAGCAATCTCGGACGCCTCACAAGATAATCCTAAAGTAGTTTTGCTTCTCGAGTAA
- a CDS encoding sigma 54-interacting transcriptional regulator, whose protein sequence is MNQRLLQKFINLSAPLLITGETGTGKSFLAKKVFESSRIYKEKFITAHLASLKEDLLESELYGFKRGAFTGAIDAKNGYLRDVGNGTLFLDEIGELSLDAQKKLLYLLEEKKFTPLGSTQSQDFCGRIIMATNKNLKSLVDQGLFREDLYYRVAVFKLELPPLRENSELLSQSIQDLLTKLKTTYQRPHLYFSEEAQNFLLKNPWKGNFRELKNTLEYAVVMSEERQIKLSDFPQNAPTAEILPKAQEKDFIEGFPMDFNQSLELFERMYLKAILEKNGGRVNDTARRLGMSKTTLIQKAKKYQINTLKMRSDASILAA, encoded by the coding sequence ATGAATCAGAGACTCTTACAAAAATTCATCAATCTATCTGCACCACTTCTCATTACCGGTGAAACGGGAACAGGAAAATCTTTTTTAGCGAAGAAGGTTTTTGAATCATCGAGAATTTATAAAGAAAAATTTATCACGGCCCATCTGGCGAGTTTGAAAGAAGATTTGTTGGAGAGTGAACTCTACGGTTTTAAAAGAGGTGCATTTACGGGAGCTATCGATGCTAAAAATGGTTATCTTCGTGATGTTGGTAATGGAACATTATTTTTAGATGAAATCGGAGAGCTTTCTCTAGATGCTCAGAAAAAACTTCTCTATCTTCTTGAAGAAAAAAAATTCACCCCACTTGGTTCAACTCAGTCACAAGACTTTTGTGGAAGAATCATCATGGCCACGAACAAGAATTTAAAAAGTCTGGTAGATCAAGGATTGTTTCGCGAGGATTTGTATTATCGTGTAGCTGTTTTCAAACTGGAACTTCCTCCATTGCGTGAGAATTCGGAACTCTTGTCACAGTCAATCCAGGATCTGTTAACTAAACTAAAAACAACTTATCAAAGACCACATTTATATTTCTCTGAAGAGGCCCAAAACTTCCTTTTAAAGAATCCGTGGAAGGGGAATTTCAGAGAATTAAAAAACACACTTGAGTATGCAGTCGTTATGAGTGAAGAGCGCCAGATTAAGCTCTCTGATTTTCCACAAAATGCTCCAACCGCAGAAATCCTTCCTAAAGCTCAGGAAAAGGACTTTATTGAGGGTTTTCCCATGGACTTCAATCAGAGTCTGGAGTTGTTTGAGAGAATGTACTTGAAGGCGATTTTAGAGAAAAACGGCGGTCGGGTAAACGATACGGCCAGGAGACTTGGTATGAGTAAAACAACTCTGATTCAAAAGGCGAAAAAGTATCAGATCAACACTCTAAAAATGCGTTCAGACGCTAGTATTTTGGCCGCGTAA